In Stenotrophomonas sp. 610A2, one DNA window encodes the following:
- the lspA gene encoding signal peptidase II: protein MQAKAVKPNALIYLLVSVVVIGLDQWSKAWVLSSLPEFTPVPVIDGFWNWYRTYNTGAAFSFLSDAGGWQLWFFTFLAIAISGLMAFWLSRTPRANWRSALPYALVIGGAIGNVIDRQIHGHVVDFIQWYIGDHYWPSFNIADAAIVGGAIGIALMGLLDGKAEKKAG, encoded by the coding sequence ATGCAAGCAAAGGCTGTTAAACCCAATGCGTTGATCTACCTGCTGGTTTCCGTGGTCGTGATCGGCCTGGACCAGTGGAGCAAGGCCTGGGTGCTGTCCAGCCTGCCGGAGTTCACCCCGGTGCCGGTGATCGACGGTTTCTGGAACTGGTACCGCACCTATAACACCGGCGCGGCATTCAGCTTCCTCAGCGATGCCGGCGGCTGGCAGTTGTGGTTCTTCACCTTCCTGGCCATCGCGATCAGCGGCCTGATGGCGTTCTGGTTGTCGCGCACCCCGCGCGCCAACTGGCGCAGCGCGCTGCCGTATGCCTTGGTCATTGGTGGTGCGATCGGCAATGTCATCGATCGGCAGATCCATGGTCACGTGGTTGATTTCATTCAGTGGTATATCGGTGACCATTACTGGCCGTCGTTCAACATCGCCGACGCGGCGATTGTGGGCGGCGCCATCGGCATCGCCTTGATGGGCCTGCTTGATGGCAAGGCCGAAAAAAAGGCCGGATGA
- the ileS gene encoding isoleucine--tRNA ligase: protein MSQDYKATLHLPATEFPMRGDLPKREPGILARWEEQGIYAQLRENAKGRPLFVLHDGPPYANGQIHLGHAVNKILKDIIVKSRYIDGFDAPYVPGWDCHGLPIEIAVEKKWGKVGVKLDAEQFRQKCREYAEEQINLQRADFKRLGVIGDWENPYKTLSFDFEANEIRALAKIIANGHLVRGAKPVHWCFDCGSALAEAEIEYQDKTSPAIDVAYAARDSKALAASFGVDLPAGVEVAVPIWTTTPWTLPASLAVSLGADIEYALVEGPAHNGQPRWLVLASALAERSLGRYGVADVVVHGHAKGSALENQLLAHPFYANRDIPLLNGEHVSDADGTGAVHTAPGHGQEDFAVSQQYGLMDKYNAGQINPIDGSGVYLSSTPPAGTVELAGQHLWKAQPLIVEVLRESGALLAFFEIQHSYPHCWRHRKPVVFRATPQWFISMDKANLRDDAMAAIDNVGWFPSWGKARISSMVDGRPDWCISRQRTWGVPIALFTHRETGEPHPRSVELMQQVADRVEQGGIDVWYSLDATELLGDEAAQYEKVTDILDVWFDSGVTHEGVLLARGYGKPADLYLEGSDQHRGWFQSSLLTGVAIDKHAPYKQCLTHGFTVDEHGRKMSKSLGNGIEPQEIMRTLGADILRLWIASADYSNEMSLSQEILKRNADAYRRLRNTARFLLGNLDGFDPAQHLVALPDMVALDRWIVHRAFELQEKIKAAYANYNMAEIVQLLLNFCSVDLGSLYLDVTKDRLYTMQEESRGRRSAQTAMFHIAEAFVRWVAPILTFTAEELWGYLPGKRVDNVLFTTWYEGLAPLPADAQLGAADFDQLLALREQVSKVLEPMRANGAIGAALEAEITVAANEEQAARWQPLAEELRFLFISGDVSVRPATTDEVFVSAQPTDKSKCVRCWHYRADVGSVEAHPELCGRCVSNIDGAGEDRRWF from the coding sequence GGCTGGGATTGCCATGGCTTGCCGATCGAAATCGCGGTCGAGAAGAAGTGGGGCAAGGTCGGCGTCAAGCTCGATGCCGAGCAGTTCCGGCAGAAGTGCCGTGAGTACGCCGAAGAGCAGATCAACCTGCAGCGCGCTGATTTCAAGCGCCTGGGTGTGATCGGCGATTGGGAGAACCCGTACAAGACGCTGAGCTTCGACTTCGAGGCCAATGAAATCCGTGCGTTGGCCAAGATCATTGCCAACGGCCACCTGGTGCGCGGTGCCAAGCCGGTGCATTGGTGCTTCGACTGCGGCTCGGCGCTGGCTGAAGCGGAAATCGAATACCAGGACAAGACCTCGCCGGCCATCGACGTGGCTTACGCTGCGCGCGATTCCAAGGCGCTGGCGGCCAGCTTCGGTGTCGATCTGCCGGCCGGCGTGGAAGTGGCGGTGCCGATCTGGACCACCACGCCGTGGACGCTGCCGGCATCGCTGGCAGTGTCGCTGGGTGCGGATATCGAATACGCACTGGTTGAAGGCCCGGCCCATAACGGCCAGCCGCGCTGGCTGGTGCTGGCTTCTGCCTTGGCTGAGCGCTCACTGGGCCGCTACGGCGTGGCCGACGTGGTCGTGCATGGCCATGCCAAGGGTTCGGCGCTGGAAAACCAGCTGCTGGCACACCCGTTCTATGCCAACCGCGACATCCCGCTGCTCAACGGTGAGCACGTGTCCGATGCCGATGGTACCGGTGCGGTGCATACCGCGCCTGGCCACGGTCAGGAAGATTTCGCGGTCAGCCAGCAGTACGGGCTGATGGACAAGTACAACGCCGGCCAGATCAATCCGATCGACGGCAGCGGTGTGTACCTGTCGTCGACGCCGCCGGCTGGCACCGTCGAGCTGGCCGGTCAGCACCTGTGGAAGGCACAGCCACTGATCGTCGAGGTGCTGCGTGAAAGCGGCGCGCTGCTGGCCTTCTTCGAAATCCAGCACAGCTACCCGCATTGCTGGCGTCACCGCAAGCCGGTGGTGTTCCGTGCCACCCCGCAGTGGTTCATCTCGATGGACAAGGCCAATCTGCGCGACGACGCGATGGCTGCCATCGACAATGTGGGCTGGTTCCCGAGCTGGGGCAAGGCGCGTATCAGCAGCATGGTCGACGGTCGCCCGGACTGGTGCATCAGCCGCCAGCGCACCTGGGGCGTGCCGATCGCATTGTTCACCCACCGCGAAACCGGCGAGCCGCATCCGCGCAGCGTCGAGTTGATGCAGCAGGTGGCCGACCGCGTGGAGCAGGGCGGCATCGACGTCTGGTACTCGCTGGACGCCACCGAATTGCTTGGCGATGAAGCCGCGCAGTACGAAAAGGTCACCGACATCCTCGATGTCTGGTTCGACTCCGGCGTCACTCATGAAGGCGTGCTGCTGGCACGTGGCTATGGCAAGCCGGCCGACCTGTACCTGGAAGGTTCCGACCAGCACCGCGGCTGGTTCCAGTCCTCGCTGCTGACCGGCGTGGCCATCGACAAGCATGCGCCGTACAAGCAGTGCCTGACCCACGGCTTCACCGTGGACGAGCACGGCCGCAAGATGTCCAAGTCGCTGGGCAACGGTATCGAGCCGCAGGAAATCATGCGCACCCTGGGCGCGGATATCCTGCGTCTGTGGATCGCCTCGGCCGACTACAGCAACGAGATGTCGTTGTCGCAGGAAATCCTCAAGCGCAATGCCGACGCGTACCGCCGTCTGCGCAACACCGCGCGCTTCCTGCTCGGCAACCTGGACGGCTTCGATCCGGCCCAGCATCTGGTGGCGCTGCCGGACATGGTCGCCCTGGACCGCTGGATCGTGCATCGCGCGTTCGAGCTGCAGGAGAAGATCAAGGCCGCCTACGCCAACTACAACATGGCCGAGATCGTGCAGCTGCTGCTGAACTTCTGCAGCGTCGACCTGGGCTCGTTGTACCTGGACGTGACCAAGGACCGCCTGTACACGATGCAGGAAGAGTCGCGCGGTCGTCGTTCGGCGCAGACGGCGATGTTCCACATCGCCGAAGCATTCGTGCGCTGGGTTGCACCGATCCTGACCTTCACCGCCGAAGAGCTGTGGGGCTACCTGCCGGGCAAGCGTGTCGACAACGTGCTGTTCACCACCTGGTACGAAGGCCTGGCGCCGTTGCCGGCCGACGCACAGCTGGGCGCAGCCGATTTCGATCAGCTGCTGGCACTGCGCGAGCAGGTCTCCAAGGTGCTGGAGCCGATGCGTGCCAATGGTGCCATCGGTGCCGCGCTGGAAGCGGAGATCACCGTCGCTGCCAACGAAGAGCAGGCCGCACGCTGGCAGCCGCTGGCCGAGGAGCTGCGCTTCCTGTTCATCAGTGGCGATGTCAGCGTGCGCCCGGCAACCACCGATGAGGTGTTTGTCAGCGCGCAGCCGACCGACAAGTCCAAGTGCGTGCGTTGTTGGCATTACCGCGCCGATGTCGGCTCGGTTGAGGCGCATCCGGAGCTGTGCGGCCGCTGCGTGAGCAATATCGACGGCGCCGGCGAAGACCGCCGCTGGTTCTAA